In the genome of Microbacterium saperdae, one region contains:
- a CDS encoding organic hydroperoxide resistance protein — MEALYTAEALATGAGRNGHVATNDGRVEFDLAIPKEMGGSGDGANPEQLFAAGYAACFHSALQSVARAQKVKIDHSSVGARVQIGSNGVGGFGLAVELEVVIPELPHDQAQALADAAHQVCPYSNATRGNIDVTITVSDD, encoded by the coding sequence ATGGAAGCTCTCTACACCGCAGAAGCCCTCGCCACCGGCGCCGGCCGCAACGGGCACGTCGCCACGAACGACGGCCGCGTCGAGTTCGATCTCGCCATCCCGAAGGAGATGGGCGGCAGCGGAGACGGGGCGAACCCCGAGCAGCTCTTCGCCGCAGGATACGCGGCATGCTTCCACTCTGCGCTGCAGTCCGTCGCGCGGGCGCAGAAGGTGAAGATCGATCACAGCTCGGTCGGCGCACGCGTGCAGATCGGGTCGAACGGCGTCGGTGGCTTCGGGCTCGCGGTCGAACTCGAAGTGGTCATCCCCGAGCTCCCGCACGACCAGGCCCAGGCGCTCGCGGATGCCGCGCACCAGGTCTGCCCGTATTCGAACGCGACGCGCGGCAACATCGACGTCACGATCACCGTGTCGGACGACTGA
- a CDS encoding zinc-binding dehydrogenase: MRALIHSRFGEAEDVLSVEERPVPEPAAGQVRLRIVLSPIHNHDLWTVRGTYGFKPELPAASGTEALGIVDALGEGVEHLTVGQRVATGGTFGAWAEYIVANAAGLIPVPDALSDESAAQLVSMPFSTISLLQFLDVKEGDWIVQNAANGAVGRMLAQLGAARGVHVLGLVRRAEGVEELRAQGIENVISTDQDDWREQAAGLTAGAPIVAGVDSVGGSASGDVLSLLSEGGTLVAFGAMNSPVMEIASSDVIFKQATVKGFWGSKVIQQLDAATRGALFGELIQRVSDGTLTLPVAGVFDAADIADAVRLSKTPGRVGKVLVQF; encoded by the coding sequence ATGCGTGCACTCATCCATTCCCGGTTCGGCGAAGCTGAAGACGTTCTCTCGGTCGAGGAGCGTCCCGTCCCGGAACCCGCCGCAGGGCAGGTGCGCCTGCGCATCGTCCTCTCCCCCATCCACAACCACGACCTCTGGACCGTCCGCGGCACTTACGGGTTCAAGCCCGAACTGCCGGCGGCATCCGGCACCGAAGCGCTCGGCATCGTCGATGCGCTCGGCGAGGGCGTCGAGCACCTCACGGTCGGACAGCGCGTCGCGACCGGCGGCACCTTCGGTGCATGGGCCGAGTACATCGTGGCGAACGCCGCCGGGCTCATCCCGGTGCCTGATGCCCTCTCCGACGAGAGCGCGGCACAGCTCGTCTCCATGCCCTTCAGCACGATCAGCCTGCTGCAGTTCCTCGACGTGAAAGAGGGCGACTGGATCGTCCAGAACGCGGCGAACGGCGCCGTCGGACGCATGCTCGCACAGCTCGGCGCCGCTCGCGGGGTACACGTCCTCGGGCTCGTGCGCCGTGCCGAGGGTGTCGAAGAGCTGCGCGCGCAGGGCATCGAGAACGTCATCTCGACCGATCAGGACGACTGGCGCGAGCAGGCCGCCGGCCTGACCGCGGGCGCACCGATCGTCGCAGGTGTCGATTCCGTGGGCGGCTCGGCCTCCGGCGACGTGCTCTCGCTGCTCAGCGAAGGCGGCACGCTCGTCGCGTTCGGAGCGATGAACTCCCCCGTCATGGAGATCGCCTCCTCCGACGTCATCTTCAAGCAGGCCACCGTCAAGGGCTTCTGGGGCAGCAAGGTCATCCAGCAGCTCGATGCCGCCACGCGTGGCGCACTGTTCGGCGAACTCATCCAGCGCGTCTCCGACGGAACGCTGACGCTCCCGGTCGCCGGCGTGTTCGACGCCGCCGACATCGCCGACGCCGTGCGCCTCAGCAAGACGCCCGGTCGCGTGGGCAAGGTGCTCGTGCAGTTCTGA
- a CDS encoding RidA family protein: MDITLMQPHGLVVSPAFSHVAVVPPGATTIYVGGQNGVDDTGTLVSDDAAEQSLRAVENARIALDAVGAGLDDVISWTVLIHQEADLRAAYGAVASTLARDGAPPLVTAALVAGLGVPGALIEVSAVAAVLRD; the protein is encoded by the coding sequence ATGGACATCACACTCATGCAACCGCACGGGCTCGTCGTCAGTCCCGCGTTCAGCCACGTCGCCGTCGTTCCGCCCGGCGCGACGACCATCTACGTCGGCGGTCAGAACGGTGTCGACGACACCGGCACCCTCGTCTCGGATGATGCGGCGGAGCAGTCGCTGCGCGCGGTCGAGAACGCCCGTATCGCGCTCGACGCCGTCGGCGCGGGGCTCGACGACGTGATCAGCTGGACGGTACTGATCCACCAGGAGGCCGATCTGAGAGCGGCTTACGGCGCGGTGGCATCGACGCTCGCCCGTGACGGCGCTCCCCCGCTGGTGACGGCCGCACTCGTCGCGGGGCTCGGCGTACCCGGCGCACTGATCGAGGTGAGCGCAGTCGCCGCTGTACTCCGCGACTGA
- a CDS encoding DUF1304 domain-containing protein: MLIVGLVLAAAAAAFHVFIFALESLKWTEPETRKIFGVASEADAVTMKALAFNQGFYNLFLALTALLGIGLTIVGFATVGLTLVFAGTGMMVAAALVLVLSDPSKLRAAAMQGTLPLLAVIATAIGVAIG; the protein is encoded by the coding sequence ATGCTCATCGTCGGTCTGGTCCTCGCCGCGGCTGCTGCCGCGTTCCACGTGTTCATCTTCGCGCTCGAGTCGCTGAAGTGGACCGAGCCGGAGACGAGGAAGATCTTCGGCGTCGCGAGCGAAGCGGATGCCGTGACGATGAAGGCACTCGCCTTCAACCAGGGTTTCTACAACCTGTTCCTCGCGCTGACGGCGCTGCTCGGAATCGGTCTGACCATCGTCGGCTTCGCGACCGTGGGTCTGACTCTCGTGTTCGCCGGCACCGGCATGATGGTCGCGGCAGCCCTGGTGCTCGTGCTGTCCGATCCCAGCAAGCTTCGCGCCGCCGCGATGCAGGGAACGCTTCCGCTGCTCGCGGTCATCGCGACGGCGATCGGCGTCGCGATCGGCTGA
- a CDS encoding CPBP family intramembrane glutamic endopeptidase — MNDVRSATTVWPGIAPALLVCAAAPAFFVLEIPWLGWLLLALGIAAAWWMERGRVTASAPSLTRDLSLIAVGLLIVSVIPLAAELDNLAMLRFTLALGGAVAVPYVISRYLYRDRAISFPWRTHRRWGRLQWGWLVAVLVLGWLILPFYFITSGVYQNWPVVDTPDLIARLFVGVGAVGIWDELFFICTVFALLRRHFPDALANVLQAIVFVSFLWELGYREWGPLLTIPFALLQGFIFLRTHSLAYVVTVHLLFDAVVFAVLVHAHNPGLLPIFLV, encoded by the coding sequence ATGAACGACGTGCGCAGCGCGACCACCGTCTGGCCGGGCATCGCTCCGGCCTTACTCGTGTGCGCCGCAGCGCCCGCGTTCTTCGTGCTGGAGATCCCCTGGCTCGGATGGCTGCTGCTGGCACTCGGCATCGCGGCGGCCTGGTGGATGGAACGAGGCCGCGTCACGGCATCCGCCCCGTCGCTGACGCGTGATCTGTCGCTGATCGCCGTCGGTCTGCTGATCGTGAGCGTGATCCCACTGGCGGCCGAGCTCGACAACCTGGCGATGCTGCGTTTCACCCTGGCACTCGGGGGAGCGGTCGCCGTGCCCTACGTGATCTCCCGGTACCTCTACCGCGACCGCGCGATCAGCTTCCCCTGGCGCACGCATCGTCGCTGGGGCCGTCTGCAGTGGGGCTGGCTGGTGGCCGTCCTCGTGCTGGGCTGGCTGATCCTGCCGTTCTACTTCATCACCAGCGGGGTCTACCAGAACTGGCCGGTCGTCGACACTCCGGACCTGATCGCCCGGCTGTTCGTCGGGGTGGGAGCCGTCGGCATCTGGGATGAGTTGTTCTTCATCTGCACCGTCTTCGCGCTGTTGCGCCGCCATTTCCCTGATGCGCTCGCCAACGTGCTGCAGGCGATCGTCTTCGTGTCGTTCCTCTGGGAACTCGGCTACCGCGAATGGGGTCCGCTGCTGACCATCCCGTTCGCGCTGCTGCAGGGGTTCATCTTCTTGCGCACCCACTCGCTGGCCTACGTGGTCACCGTGCATCTGCTCTTCGACGCCGTCGTGTTCGCGGTGCTGGTGCACGCCCACAACCCCGGGCTGCTGCCGATCTTCCTCGTCTAG
- the trmB gene encoding tRNA (guanosine(46)-N7)-methyltransferase TrmB, whose product MPEPRTFRDEPVSFVRRSGRMSEAQERAFSELAPHYLLDVPRDVAWTSVHPEARFDPAAEYARDADLYVEIGSGQGHAIVAAATSRPDDDFLAVEVFRAGLARTMLDADRVGARNLRVVEANAPEVLSSYLPEAAAREVWIFFPDPWHKKKHTKRRLVRPGFGVTAARALRDGGLLRLATDWEDYALQMREVLDADPLFERAFDDEWAERFDGRVMTAFERKGIAKGRDIRDLTYRHRPRA is encoded by the coding sequence ATGCCTGAACCCCGCACCTTCCGTGACGAGCCGGTGTCCTTCGTGCGCCGGAGCGGTCGGATGTCCGAGGCGCAGGAGCGCGCCTTCTCCGAGCTCGCCCCGCACTACCTCCTCGATGTGCCGCGCGATGTCGCCTGGACCTCGGTGCACCCCGAGGCACGGTTCGATCCCGCCGCCGAATATGCCCGCGATGCCGACCTGTATGTCGAGATCGGCTCCGGTCAGGGGCACGCGATCGTCGCGGCGGCGACCTCACGACCCGATGACGACTTCCTCGCCGTCGAGGTCTTCCGTGCAGGGCTCGCCCGCACCATGCTCGATGCCGACCGTGTAGGCGCGCGCAACCTGCGAGTGGTCGAGGCGAACGCCCCGGAGGTGCTCTCGTCGTACCTGCCGGAGGCCGCTGCCCGCGAGGTCTGGATCTTCTTCCCGGACCCCTGGCACAAGAAGAAGCACACCAAGCGCCGGCTCGTCCGGCCCGGGTTCGGCGTCACCGCGGCACGAGCGCTCCGTGACGGCGGGCTGCTGCGTCTCGCGACCGACTGGGAGGACTACGCGCTGCAGATGCGCGAGGTGCTCGATGCGGATCCGCTGTTCGAGCGGGCTTTCGACGATGAGTGGGCGGAGCGCTTCGACGGTCGGGTGATGACGGCCTTCGAGCGCAAGGGCATCGCAAAGGGCCGTGACATCCGCGATCTGACGTATCGGCACCGCCCCCGCGCATGA
- a CDS encoding DUF3097 domain-containing protein produces the protein MDDRYGSDVLAAGWRERAAKPVPQVPAEIDLVVEVADDGFCGAVTRVQGGNVELEDRLGRKRLFPLGGGFLIDGAAVRLTVPTAAPQGTRRTASGSFVVADQRARVALPSRILVEGKHDAELVEKVWGADLRVEGVVVEFLQGVDLLDELLDAEPPSAKRRYGVLVDHLVPGSKESRIADAVARGPHGKHVRIVGHPFVDVWQCVTPRALGVARWPEIPRGTDWKTGICRAFGWPYETQGDTGRAWQHILSKVHTYRDLEPALLGRVEELIDFVTEPQG, from the coding sequence ATGGACGACAGGTACGGATCGGATGTGCTGGCAGCGGGATGGCGCGAGCGCGCCGCGAAGCCGGTGCCGCAGGTGCCCGCCGAGATCGACCTCGTGGTGGAGGTCGCCGACGACGGGTTCTGCGGCGCGGTCACCCGGGTGCAGGGCGGCAACGTCGAGCTGGAGGACCGCCTCGGCCGCAAGCGGCTCTTCCCGTTGGGGGGCGGATTCCTCATCGACGGTGCCGCCGTGCGTCTCACTGTTCCGACCGCGGCGCCGCAGGGCACGCGTCGCACGGCATCCGGATCTTTCGTCGTCGCGGATCAGCGCGCACGGGTGGCGCTGCCCAGCCGCATCCTGGTCGAGGGCAAGCACGATGCCGAACTCGTCGAGAAGGTGTGGGGCGCGGATCTGCGGGTCGAGGGCGTCGTGGTCGAGTTCCTGCAGGGCGTCGACCTGCTCGATGAACTGCTCGATGCAGAGCCGCCGAGTGCGAAGCGGCGCTACGGGGTGCTCGTCGATCACCTCGTGCCCGGATCGAAGGAGTCGCGCATCGCCGACGCCGTCGCGCGTGGCCCGCACGGGAAGCACGTGCGCATCGTCGGTCATCCGTTCGTCGACGTCTGGCAGTGCGTCACGCCGCGGGCGCTGGGGGTCGCACGGTGGCCCGAGATCCCCCGCGGAACGGACTGGAAGACGGGGATCTGCCGGGCGTTCGGGTGGCCGTACGAGACGCAGGGCGACACCGGGCGCGCCTGGCAGCACATCTTGAGCAAGGTGCACACGTACCGCGACCTGGAGCCCGCGCTGCTCGGCCGTGTCGAGGAGCTGATCGACTTCGTGACGGAGCCTCAGGGCTGA
- a CDS encoding TPM domain-containing protein, whose product MRSRWLAVAAVVAAAFTGAFSATAASATDPLTLDSGYVTDSAGVLSADETATVEARLQELTENSTSDLFVVLVDEFTSPSDRIEWADTVAENNNLGPEQYLLAIAVDQRSYYISAAEGGPLSGSKLDDVEQKIQPLLAQNDWSGAIILAADEIQGDGGAGALQVFLIILAIIAVALLLWLIISLVRRRRRAAAVRERGAMPEHPDPNDPFSTLTDDQVATQAGLALVQADDAITSSREELGFAVAQFGDAATAEFTHVVEAAKAKMSEAFDLKQKLDDEIEDTVQDRRAWHIRIIQIADEIDDVLDDNTEAFDALRKLEQNAPQELERVKSERAALQPIVEGAPAAFAALAATYDPTALTTVADNPAQAQERAALADRSIAAAAEAIAAGKSGEAAFAIRTAEQSVAQAAQLVQAISGLGADLATIEAQAQALVAELQTDVATAQQLPDVQGSVSAVASSTVQQLQRAQADLTVAPRNPQRAFDALTAANTQIDAVIAQGRESIDRTRRAQQMLEQTLTQAGSEIRTGREFIETRRGTVGSTARTRLSQAEASLTQALSLRETSPEAALTEATRALDLARQAIASASADVSSYNSRGYDDSGWGTGPFGGGSSSGGSGIGGDILGGIIGGLLSGGGGGGRSSSRSSSWRSSGGGGFRSSGFGGGGRSGGGRSGRSGGGRF is encoded by the coding sequence ATGAGGTCTCGGTGGCTGGCAGTGGCTGCGGTCGTCGCGGCAGCGTTCACGGGGGCGTTCAGCGCCACCGCCGCATCAGCCACGGACCCGCTCACGCTCGACTCCGGGTACGTCACCGACAGCGCAGGCGTCCTGAGCGCAGACGAGACCGCGACCGTCGAAGCACGACTTCAGGAACTCACCGAGAACTCCACGTCGGACCTGTTCGTGGTCCTCGTCGATGAGTTCACGTCTCCGAGCGATCGGATCGAGTGGGCCGACACCGTCGCAGAGAACAACAACCTGGGCCCGGAGCAGTACCTGCTCGCGATCGCCGTCGACCAGCGCAGCTATTACATCTCGGCCGCAGAGGGCGGTCCGCTCAGCGGCAGCAAGCTCGATGACGTCGAGCAGAAGATCCAGCCGCTGCTCGCGCAGAACGACTGGTCAGGGGCGATCATCCTCGCCGCGGATGAGATCCAGGGCGATGGCGGCGCCGGCGCCCTGCAGGTGTTCCTGATCATCCTCGCGATCATCGCCGTCGCCCTCCTGCTGTGGCTGATCATCTCCCTGGTGCGTCGTCGACGCCGTGCGGCCGCGGTCCGAGAGCGCGGAGCCATGCCCGAGCACCCGGATCCGAACGACCCCTTCTCCACACTCACCGACGACCAGGTCGCGACGCAGGCCGGTCTGGCACTCGTGCAGGCCGATGATGCCATCACCTCCAGCCGTGAGGAGCTCGGTTTCGCTGTCGCCCAGTTCGGCGACGCGGCGACCGCGGAGTTCACGCATGTCGTGGAGGCGGCGAAAGCCAAGATGTCGGAGGCGTTCGACCTGAAGCAGAAGCTCGACGACGAGATCGAGGACACGGTTCAGGATCGACGCGCCTGGCACATCCGCATCATCCAGATCGCCGATGAGATCGACGATGTGCTGGATGACAACACCGAAGCATTCGACGCGCTCCGCAAGCTCGAGCAGAACGCCCCGCAGGAGCTGGAGCGCGTGAAGTCGGAGCGCGCCGCATTGCAGCCGATCGTCGAGGGCGCGCCGGCCGCGTTCGCTGCACTGGCCGCCACCTACGACCCCACAGCGCTGACCACGGTGGCCGACAACCCTGCGCAGGCCCAGGAGCGCGCGGCGCTCGCGGATCGGTCGATCGCTGCCGCTGCGGAGGCCATCGCCGCCGGGAAGTCCGGTGAAGCTGCCTTCGCGATTCGCACCGCCGAGCAGTCGGTCGCCCAGGCCGCACAGCTCGTGCAGGCGATCTCCGGTCTCGGAGCCGACCTCGCGACCATCGAGGCGCAGGCTCAGGCCCTCGTCGCCGAGCTTCAGACCGACGTGGCGACAGCCCAGCAGCTCCCCGACGTTCAGGGTTCCGTCTCCGCCGTCGCGTCCTCGACGGTCCAGCAGCTCCAGCGGGCGCAGGCAGATCTCACGGTCGCCCCCCGCAACCCGCAGCGGGCCTTCGATGCGCTCACGGCCGCGAACACGCAGATCGACGCGGTGATCGCGCAGGGGCGCGAGAGCATCGACCGGACGCGCCGCGCGCAGCAGATGCTCGAGCAGACCCTGACGCAGGCAGGTTCCGAGATCCGCACAGGCCGGGAGTTCATCGAGACCCGACGCGGCACGGTCGGATCGACCGCCCGCACCCGTCTCTCGCAGGCGGAGGCGAGTCTCACCCAGGCGCTGAGCCTGCGCGAGACCTCTCCGGAAGCCGCGCTCACCGAGGCGACGCGCGCACTCGATCTCGCACGACAGGCCATCGCCTCCGCATCGGCCGACGTCTCGTCGTACAACTCGCGGGGCTACGACGACAGCGGCTGGGGAACCGGGCCGTTCGGCGGCGGCTCCAGCTCGGGGGGATCAGGGATCGGCGGCGACATCCTGGGCGGCATCATCGGCGGGCTGCTGTCCGGCGGAGGGGGCGGCGGTCGCTCCTCGTCTCGCAGCAGCAGCTGGCGTTCGAGCGGGGGCGGCGGCTTCCGCAGCTCCGGTTTCGGCGGCGGAGGCCGGTCCGGCGGAGGCCGTAGCGGCCGTTCCGGAGGTGGACGCTTCTGA
- a CDS encoding PspA/IM30 family protein, with protein MTKQSIFGRISTLVRANINSLLDSAEDPQKMIDQLVRDYTNSIADAESAIAETIGNLRLLERDHEEDVQSATEWGNKALAASRKADEMRKGGDAADADKFDNLAKIALQRQISAEREATGAEPQIAAQTEIVDKLKSGLNGMKDKLGELKNKRSELLARAKVAEAQTKVQDAVGSINVLDPTSELGRFEDKVRRQEAIAQGKIELAASSLDAQFESLEDLGELTEVEARLAELKAGSTAPRTAIEGS; from the coding sequence ATGACCAAGCAGTCCATCTTCGGGCGTATCTCCACGCTCGTCCGAGCGAACATCAACTCCCTCCTGGACTCTGCGGAAGACCCGCAGAAGATGATCGACCAGCTCGTTCGCGACTACACGAACAGCATCGCCGACGCCGAGTCCGCGATCGCCGAGACGATCGGAAACCTGCGCCTGCTGGAGCGCGACCACGAAGAAGACGTGCAGTCGGCGACGGAGTGGGGCAACAAGGCGCTTGCCGCCAGCCGCAAGGCCGACGAGATGCGCAAGGGCGGCGACGCCGCCGATGCGGACAAGTTCGACAACCTCGCCAAGATCGCTCTGCAGCGCCAGATCAGCGCCGAGCGCGAGGCCACCGGTGCCGAGCCGCAGATCGCCGCGCAGACGGAGATCGTCGACAAGCTCAAGAGCGGCCTCAACGGCATGAAGGACAAGCTGGGCGAGCTCAAGAACAAGCGCAGCGAACTCCTCGCCCGCGCCAAGGTCGCCGAGGCGCAGACCAAGGTGCAGGATGCGGTGGGCTCGATCAACGTGCTCGACCCCACCAGCGAACTGGGCCGTTTCGAAGACAAGGTCCGTCGCCAGGAGGCTATCGCCCAGGGCAAGATCGAGCTCGCGGCGTCGAGCCTCGACGCCCAGTTCGAGAGCCTCGAGGACCTCGGCGAGCTGACGGAGGTCGAGGCCCGCCTGGCCGAGCTGAAGGCCGGCAGCACCGCGCCGCGTACGGCCATCGAAGGATCCTGA
- a CDS encoding arginase family protein: MVRFLVVPQWQGSPAPRAMLLVDGASAIAGDLPRSATTVLDVPVEAGESLGTGVRRLSALLRTRELVSSHISEDTVVIGGDCSVTVAALDALPGGTDDLAVVWCDAHADMHTPGTSPSGAFSGMALRALLGDGEEQLALSPGIHRDRIVTVGMRNLDDAEVEQIAPFTNLSVADLDDPDSLVAAVRATGAGRVWVHIDVDVLDPADFSGVSSPAPFGVSPSALSAAIRRLREELPLAGATIAGFAPRSPVDAVDDLGALLRLVGAVA, from the coding sequence ATGGTGCGATTCCTCGTCGTCCCGCAGTGGCAGGGCTCGCCTGCGCCGCGTGCGATGCTCCTCGTCGACGGCGCATCGGCCATCGCCGGCGATCTCCCGCGCTCGGCCACCACCGTGCTCGATGTGCCCGTGGAGGCCGGCGAATCGCTGGGTACCGGCGTGCGCCGGCTCAGCGCGCTGCTGCGCACGCGCGAGCTGGTGAGTTCTCACATCTCCGAAGACACGGTCGTCATCGGCGGCGACTGCAGTGTGACGGTGGCCGCGCTCGACGCGCTCCCCGGTGGCACCGACGACCTTGCAGTGGTGTGGTGCGATGCCCATGCCGACATGCACACGCCCGGCACCTCCCCGTCCGGCGCCTTCTCCGGGATGGCGCTGCGCGCTCTCCTCGGCGACGGCGAGGAGCAGCTCGCACTCTCCCCCGGCATCCACCGCGATCGGATCGTGACGGTGGGCATGCGCAATCTCGACGATGCGGAGGTCGAGCAGATCGCCCCGTTCACCAACCTGTCGGTCGCCGACCTCGACGATCCGGACTCTCTCGTCGCCGCGGTGCGCGCCACGGGGGCCGGCCGCGTCTGGGTGCACATCGATGTCGACGTGCTCGATCCCGCCGATTTCTCGGGAGTCTCCTCCCCCGCCCCGTTCGGTGTGTCGCCTTCAGCCCTGAGCGCCGCCATCCGGCGCCTGCGCGAAGAGCTCCCCCTCGCCGGGGCGACGATCGCCGGCTTCGCGCCGCGTTCGCCCGTCGATGCCGTGGATGACCTCGGCGCGCTCCTGCGTCTCGTCGGGGCTGTCGCGTGA
- a CDS encoding Fe-S oxidoreductase has product MTADWRPAAEQALARGRRFDRRIPSFLLRSPISRVGYWWGTAVGWIWGSIWSTGPVQRRAGLWVFRGMPNWTFNRGGVCVGGCFLTGEANPTDAVLRHEAVHKAQWLRYGFLMPFLYLLAGRDPLRNRFEIEAGLEDGNYVRRTR; this is encoded by the coding sequence GTGACCGCCGACTGGCGCCCCGCAGCGGAGCAGGCACTGGCGCGTGGCCGACGGTTCGACCGCCGTATCCCGTCATTCCTGTTGCGCTCCCCGATCAGCCGCGTCGGCTATTGGTGGGGCACTGCGGTCGGCTGGATCTGGGGATCGATCTGGAGTACAGGCCCCGTGCAGCGTCGTGCCGGTCTCTGGGTCTTCCGCGGCATGCCGAACTGGACGTTCAATCGCGGAGGCGTCTGCGTGGGCGGATGCTTCCTCACCGGCGAGGCGAATCCGACGGATGCCGTCCTCCGCCATGAGGCCGTGCACAAGGCCCAGTGGCTGCGCTACGGCTTCCTGATGCCGTTCCTGTATCTGCTCGCGGGACGCGACCCTCTGCGCAATCGCTTCGAGATCGAAGCGGGGCTCGAAGACGGCAACTACGTGCGTCGCACGCGCTGA
- a CDS encoding SIP domain-containing protein: METSLDVRSTRAERRAARRRAHHLVTADEHSLAELEVFLATLPLCASGRIFIEVPETADIGVIDAPGRMTVTWLARASRSGAPGTGRSCAPGEALARATCAWADEMLCDDDAEAETHVTLLGGYLGTADIVDHLTTRLGIESGLIHAPERFGLLPSER; the protein is encoded by the coding sequence ATGGAAACCTCTCTCGATGTCCGCAGCACACGCGCTGAGCGCCGTGCGGCTCGTCGACGTGCGCACCATCTGGTGACGGCCGACGAGCACTCGCTCGCCGAGCTCGAGGTCTTCCTCGCCACACTGCCGCTGTGCGCATCCGGGCGGATCTTCATCGAGGTTCCCGAGACCGCTGACATCGGCGTGATCGACGCACCGGGCCGAATGACGGTCACATGGCTCGCCCGCGCTTCCCGCTCGGGCGCCCCTGGCACCGGACGCTCTTGCGCGCCGGGCGAGGCTCTGGCCCGCGCCACCTGCGCCTGGGCCGACGAGATGCTGTGCGATGACGACGCCGAGGCGGAGACGCACGTCACCCTCCTGGGCGGCTACCTGGGCACGGCCGACATCGTCGACCACCTCACGACCAGGCTGGGCATCGAGTCCGGTCTGATCCACGCGCCGGAGCGTTTCGGCCTGCTGCCGTCCGAGCGCTGA
- a CDS encoding tyrosine-protein phosphatase: MTILDVGGVNNVRDVGGIATADGRIRSGVLLRSGQLSGATTAGAAELRQRVRHIIDLRDGEEVAAEPSEIDGPATTHLPLFLGSVRSFFESDTSLDDLYLHLLEESSERLIAAVRIIAAGEPTLVHCTVGKDRTGVTVALALSAVGADREAVIADYALTESQLPAQRSQRIAAYIQAQHPEAVHAVALATQSPAPVMRHLLEQIDERWGSAAGYLLAHGFRQDELDALVRTLVEPAENSQH; the protein is encoded by the coding sequence ATGACCATCCTCGACGTCGGCGGGGTCAACAACGTCCGCGATGTCGGTGGCATCGCCACGGCGGACGGGCGGATCCGCTCGGGAGTGCTGCTGCGCTCTGGGCAGCTCTCCGGCGCGACGACGGCGGGTGCGGCGGAGCTGCGCCAGCGCGTGCGCCACATCATCGATCTACGCGACGGCGAGGAGGTCGCCGCCGAGCCATCGGAGATCGACGGTCCCGCCACCACGCACCTGCCGCTGTTCCTCGGATCGGTCCGTTCGTTCTTCGAGTCGGACACGAGCCTGGATGACCTCTATCTGCATCTGCTCGAGGAGAGCAGCGAGCGTCTGATCGCCGCGGTGCGCATCATCGCGGCGGGGGAGCCGACGCTCGTGCACTGCACGGTCGGCAAGGATCGCACCGGAGTGACCGTCGCGCTCGCCCTCTCGGCGGTGGGAGCTGATCGGGAAGCGGTGATCGCCGACTACGCGTTGACCGAGTCACAGCTCCCCGCGCAGCGCTCGCAGCGGATCGCGGCCTATATCCAGGCGCAGCACCCGGAGGCCGTGCACGCGGTCGCGCTCGCGACGCAATCGCCGGCGCCGGTGATGCGGCACCTGCTCGAGCAGATCGATGAGCGGTGGGGGTCGGCCGCCGGCTACCTCCTGGCGCACGGGTTCCGTCAGGATGAGCTGGACGCCCTCGTCCGCACGCTGGTCGAGCCTGCGGAGAACTCCCAGCACTGA
- a CDS encoding carboxymuconolactone decarboxylase family protein, which translates to MSETRVHLSKTEPAAYQALDAFSRTVGEICAANGIDERLKELVMIHCSQLNGCAFCARIHVDRALAAGVDTDTLTQIPAWRESGVFSDRERAALELAEAFTFIADEGVSDEVYNRVGSVFTEKEYAALSWACVSINAFNRIVIAGRYPVPARTPQAQA; encoded by the coding sequence ATGAGCGAGACGCGAGTGCACCTGTCCAAGACCGAGCCGGCCGCGTATCAGGCACTTGACGCGTTCTCGCGGACCGTCGGCGAGATCTGCGCGGCGAACGGGATCGATGAGCGTCTCAAGGAGCTGGTCATGATCCACTGCTCCCAGCTCAACGGCTGCGCTTTCTGCGCCCGTATCCACGTGGATCGCGCGCTCGCCGCCGGGGTCGACACCGACACCCTCACCCAGATCCCCGCCTGGCGGGAGAGCGGCGTGTTCAGCGACCGGGAGCGAGCGGCGCTCGAGCTCGCAGAGGCTTTCACCTTCATCGCCGATGAGGGGGTGTCCGATGAGGTGTACAACCGGGTCGGCAGCGTCTTCACCGAGAAGGAGTACGCCGCGCTGAGCTGGGCCTGCGTCTCGATCAACGCGTTCAACCGCATCGTGATCGCGGGACGCTACCCCGTTCCCGCGCGCACGCCACAGGCGCAGGCATGA